In the Solidesulfovibrio fructosivorans JJ] genome, CCTGGCCAAGGCGCTTCGGGAGATGGAAATCGTCTTCGACAATGCGCTGGTGGGCATGATTTTGTCCCGAAATCATCGTATCGAGAAGGTAAACGCCCGCGGGGCCGAAGTGTTCGGCCACCCGCCCAGCGATCTTGTCGGTACGGACGCGTCATTCCTGTTCGCCACGCCTGAAACGTATGCGGATTTTTACCGCGCCTCGACCAAGGATCTGCGGGAATCTGGCATGCACAGCGGCGAGTACCGGATGCGCCGGGCCGACGGCGCCACGATCGTCGTGCGCTCCCACGGCAAGAGCCTGTCCCCCGAAGCGCCGGAGGAAGGCGTTGTCTGGGCCTTTGACGATGTGTCCGCACAAAGGCGGCTGGAAGCGGAGCTGCGCGCGTCCAAGCAGGCGGCCGAAGCGGCGAGCGTGGCCAAGACCCAGTTTCTGGCCAACATAAGCCACGAGCTGCGCACGCCGTTAAACGGCATCATGGGGCTGACCCAGCTCATGCTCGACGGCGTGGCGGACGACGAAACCCAGGAATATCTGGGCATCATCCGACAATCCGCCTCCATTCTCATGCACATCGTCGGCGATTTGCTCGACCTGTCCAACGTCGAGGCCGGCCGGTTGATGCTCGTCATGCGCGAATTCGACCCGCAGGCGGAATTGCTTCCCCTGCTGCGCAATTTCTCTACCCAAAGCATGCTGCGGCCCTTCTCCTTTGGCTATCATTTCGATCCGTTGTTGCCTGCCCGGCTCATCGGCGACCCCAACCGCATCAAGCAAATCTGCATCAATTTGATCGACAACGCCTTCAAATACACCAAAAAAGGCACCGTGAGCGTGCGCATCGGGCTTTGGGAGAATCCGGGCAACGAACCGCCGCCCGACGTCGCGCCGGAACGCATCCGGCTGCATATCGCCGTCTCCGATACGGGCGTGGGCATCGAGCCATCGCGCCAGAGCGCCATTTTCGAGCCCTTCGGCATCGGCGAGGACTATCTGACCAAGAAGTACAGCGGCGCGGGGCTGGGCCTGACCGTGGCCCGCCGGCTGGCCGGCATGATGGGCGGCGACATCACCGTGGAATCCGAGCCCGGCCAGGGCAGCACTTTTTACCTGACCCTGGAGTGCGGCCTGCCCGAAGCCGGCCGGAAGCGGGACGCGGGGAAAAAATCCGTTGTGCCCAAAATCCCGGCCGGAGCCGGGCTGCGCATCCTTTTGGCCGAGGATGAGCCGGTCAACCGGATTTTTACCGTGCGCGCCCTGACAAAGCTCGGCCATCAGGTGGAAACCGCGGTCGACGGCCGGGAGGCCCTGGCCCTGCTCGGCCGCGCGCCCTTCGATCTGGTGCTCATGGACATCCAGATGCCACGGCTAAACGGCCTCGACGCCACGCGCATGATCCGTTCCGGCCAGGTGCCGGGGCTGTCCGCGTCCATCCCGGTGGTTGCCCTGACCGCCTACGCCATGGATTCGGACCGGGAACGCGGCCTGGAGGCCGGCATGGACGAATACGTCACCAAGCCCTTCGAACCCCAGGAGCTGGTGGCGGCCATGGAGCGGGCCTTGCGGAAGGAATAAGGGAAATGAGGAAGCGATATGCGAGAGGGGGACCCTTTTTGAAAAAAGGGTCCCCCTCTCGCGCTCTCCCCTCCCAAAAACTTTTTAACGGTTACAGTTGTGGTTACGGTAAGGCTCTGTGCCCGTTGAGAGTCTTTGGGAAGGGGGTCCGGGGGGAACCCTTTCTGCAGAAAGGGTTCCCCCCGGTCTTCCTCTTCTCAATGAACGCGCGCCACAATGCGGCGCAGATGCCGGTCGGACAGGCCGAACTGGTCGCGCAGGGCGAAGAGGTCGGCCCCGGCCTGGTACATGCGCCGGATTTCGTTGTCGCGGCGTCTCTTGCGCGAACTCGTGCCGTTGGGGATATCCAGCCGGCACCCCCCCCATTCGGCGATGAGGGCGTCCAGGGCGGCCCGGGCCGCGGCTTGGCCCAGGCTTTCCGCGAGCTTTGCTTCCAGTTCGAATTCGCGCATCAAAACCGTCTCCGTGACAAGGTGGCATGGCCGGGCTTGTGCTGACGGAATCTACGAGTATTCCTAACTGGAATATTTGTCAAGAATAATATTCCAAAAAAGGAATGGACATTCCCCCCCGGGCTAAGGCAAAAAACAAGGATGATGCGCGTTATGCCCCCTGCCGCCCTCTCCGAATCCGGTTCGCCGCGTTCTGGAGAAGAACAGTGCTTCTGGAAGGCGCTGGTCGATCTGGCGGCCATGGAGAACGCCAACCAGGCGGGTCTGGCGGCCTTTGTCGGCGTCAGCCAGGGGTATGTCAGCAAGATACTGTCGGGCAAGCAGATGCCAAAGCATGGGCTGCGCCGCCGGTTTGCCGCCTTTTTCGAGCTGTCCTACGAGGAGATGCTGGCCCTTGGCCGGGAGCGTTTGGAAAATCAGGCCTACTTGCCCGAGG is a window encoding:
- a CDS encoding PAS domain-containing hybrid sensor histidine kinase/response regulator; its protein translation is MVGPRQGDTDAVGGKTAQPAALRAFSTALCAFQDFVHGQTVLSYRTDAADRLTWVSPGALRQLGYESAEALVGRKAGEALYHDPGQRQALLTALSSGVVPMCQEEFLRRADGSSLTVRTRAAPRAQGGMEAHCLVLTGEIEARISLAKALREMEIVFDNALVGMILSRNHRIEKVNARGAEVFGHPPSDLVGTDASFLFATPETYADFYRASTKDLRESGMHSGEYRMRRADGATIVVRSHGKSLSPEAPEEGVVWAFDDVSAQRRLEAELRASKQAAEAASVAKTQFLANISHELRTPLNGIMGLTQLMLDGVADDETQEYLGIIRQSASILMHIVGDLLDLSNVEAGRLMLVMREFDPQAELLPLLRNFSTQSMLRPFSFGYHFDPLLPARLIGDPNRIKQICINLIDNAFKYTKKGTVSVRIGLWENPGNEPPPDVAPERIRLHIAVSDTGVGIEPSRQSAIFEPFGIGEDYLTKKYSGAGLGLTVARRLAGMMGGDITVESEPGQGSTFYLTLECGLPEAGRKRDAGKKSVVPKIPAGAGLRILLAEDEPVNRIFTVRALTKLGHQVETAVDGREALALLGRAPFDLVLMDIQMPRLNGLDATRMIRSGQVPGLSASIPVVALTAYAMDSDRERGLEAGMDEYVTKPFEPQELVAAMERALRKE
- a CDS encoding Mor transcription activator family protein, with amino-acid sequence MREFELEAKLAESLGQAAARAALDALIAEWGGCRLDIPNGTSSRKRRRDNEIRRMYQAGADLFALRDQFGLSDRHLRRIVARVH